From the genome of Proteus vulgaris, one region includes:
- a CDS encoding antirestriction protein — MSSIEHVISKEVSLHHRDNFWFQHFGAIPQWLKIESVIFHTLDQLCPDYHGGFWSFCTLSNQGAYLYPDLLEEKLLLINPHNGHEAQVSPHAMGIVVCLLVFSLWSFKTESEVMCERFYQLKDFASQHPEAEVIFYLID, encoded by the coding sequence ATGTCTTCAATTGAACACGTTATCTCTAAAGAAGTTTCGTTACACCATCGTGATAATTTTTGGTTTCAGCACTTTGGTGCTATTCCACAATGGTTAAAAATAGAATCCGTTATCTTTCACACCCTCGACCAATTATGCCCTGACTATCACGGCGGTTTTTGGTCGTTCTGTACGTTATCAAATCAAGGCGCTTACCTTTACCCTGATTTGCTTGAAGAGAAGCTGCTATTAATCAATCCGCATAACGGGCATGAAGCGCAGGTTTCGCCTCACGCGATGGGCATTGTCGTGTGCTTATTAGTTTTCAGCTTGTGGTCATTTAAAACAGAGAGTGAGGTGATGTGTGAACGTTTTTATCAACTGAAGGATTTTGCTTCGCAACACCCAGAAGCAGAGGTCATCTTTTACCTGATTGATTAA
- a CDS encoding DUF932 domain-containing protein, translating to MSRLASRFGRANSIRRDRPLTTEELFCTVPSVFSEEKHESRSDRYTYIPTITLLDSLQKEGFYPFFACQTRVRDASRREHTKHMLRLRRYDQITGSQVPEIILLNSHDGSSSYQMLPGLFRAVCQNGLVCGDTFGEVRVPHKGDVVGKVIEGAYEVLETFDAVAEKQEQMQSLLLPPPAQQALAQAALTYRYGEEHQPITENQVLQPRRWEDKKDDLWTVYQRLQENLIKGGLSGRNTKGKRARTRSVNGIDGDIKLNKALWVMTEKMHEHFSGRESI from the coding sequence ATGAGTCGATTAGCCTCACGCTTTGGGCGTGCCAACAGTATTCGTCGTGACCGTCCACTCACAACAGAAGAGTTATTTTGTACCGTACCCAGTGTCTTCTCTGAAGAAAAACATGAGTCGAGAAGTGACCGTTATACTTATATCCCCACTATTACTTTACTTGATAGCCTACAAAAAGAAGGGTTTTATCCGTTCTTTGCCTGCCAGACTCGTGTACGTGATGCTAGTCGTCGAGAGCACACCAAACACATGCTTCGCCTGAGACGATATGACCAAATTACCGGTAGTCAAGTACCTGAAATTATTCTCTTAAATAGTCACGATGGCTCAAGCAGTTATCAAATGTTACCGGGCTTATTTAGAGCGGTATGTCAGAATGGGCTAGTGTGCGGTGATACCTTCGGTGAAGTGCGAGTGCCACACAAAGGTGATGTTGTTGGCAAGGTAATTGAGGGAGCATATGAAGTACTAGAAACGTTTGATGCAGTAGCTGAAAAGCAAGAACAAATGCAATCGTTATTGTTACCGCCACCAGCACAACAAGCCTTAGCGCAAGCTGCACTCACATATCGTTATGGCGAGGAGCATCAACCAATTACAGAGAACCAAGTATTACAACCTCGTCGTTGGGAAGATAAGAAAGATGATCTTTGGACGGTATACCAACGTTTGCAGGAGAATTTAATCAAGGGAGGATTATCGGGAAGGAATACGAAAGGTAAGCGAGCACGTACTCGTTCAGTTAATGGCATTGATGGTGATATTAAATTGAATAAGGCACTGTGGGTAATGACAGAAAAGATGCATGAACATTTTTCTGGAAGGGAAAGTATATAG
- a CDS encoding Shedu immune nuclease family protein produces the protein MKTLDLVHDFGNNRTSGAGGICRVRCYINQEKIIVLLTDLGALNDGLSVTNGVEKIISSVIEHGIVTQPDIFIEHYERNSHELDTFDIVSISPKTEWESISRKKVLGILGCDEDELSERSINNRKIYEQADKIRYARDPFVDSTYIPSPEFISRKCEILHSMIPKSSIVQLIESGAKEQEIQRVLKKDLSLIAEAYVRGDEYICFSEYPLADGSIDFVIFTGRSRMDIILIEVKGANFNLINANSYGSFNHKVSDAAEQIQKRLGIIYRNYELFRKNAHEKRMKVLSGDLIHNAFVGPESCVQVDPNKDVYIRSVVIGGRTVNDLEESKKRHDYEMRSTPPIRIESWDTWLRRLTR, from the coding sequence TTGAAGACATTAGATTTAGTTCACGACTTTGGCAATAATAGAACTTCAGGGGCTGGGGGAATTTGCAGAGTAAGATGTTACATAAATCAAGAAAAAATTATTGTATTGTTAACAGACTTGGGGGCATTAAATGATGGCCTGTCAGTAACTAATGGGGTGGAAAAGATAATAAGTTCAGTCATTGAACATGGGATAGTTACACAACCTGACATTTTCATAGAGCATTACGAAAGAAACTCACATGAGCTTGATACGTTTGATATTGTGAGTATAAGCCCAAAAACAGAATGGGAATCAATATCAAGAAAAAAAGTATTAGGCATACTCGGTTGTGATGAAGATGAGCTTTCCGAACGAAGTATAAATAACAGAAAAATTTATGAGCAAGCAGATAAAATAAGATACGCTCGAGATCCTTTTGTCGATTCAACTTATATTCCATCACCAGAGTTTATTTCTCGCAAGTGTGAAATATTACACTCTATGATTCCCAAATCTTCAATTGTTCAACTAATTGAATCAGGTGCAAAAGAACAAGAAATACAGAGGGTTTTAAAAAAAGATTTATCTTTAATTGCAGAAGCTTACGTCCGCGGTGATGAATACATTTGTTTTTCCGAATATCCGTTAGCTGACGGATCAATCGATTTTGTAATTTTCACAGGAAGGTCGCGTATGGATATCATACTGATTGAAGTGAAAGGTGCTAACTTTAACTTAATTAATGCAAATAGCTACGGCTCATTTAACCATAAGGTGAGTGATGCCGCAGAACAGATCCAAAAGAGGCTTGGTATAATCTATAGGAATTATGAATTATTTAGGAAAAATGCCCATGAAAAACGAATGAAAGTTTTATCGGGTGATTTAATTCATAATGCATTTGTTGGGCCTGAATCATGCGTACAAGTGGATCCGAACAAAGATGTATACATTCGCTCTGTTGTTATTGGGGGGCGTACAGTAAACGATTTAGAGGAAAGTAAAAAACGCCATGACTATGAAATGCGCTCGACTCCACCTATCCGTATTGAATCTTGGGATACTTGGCTTAGGAGGTTAACGCGATAG
- a CDS encoding HNH endonuclease, translating to MPISQKVRRIVWVRDGGCCVICRERLLIEDESGLSSQFIGQVAHIVAEQPEGPRGNSSLTIEQRNHESNLLLLCCNHHSEIDSAVERFSVETLLALRSDHSIWLKDRFKVESPWKTKLHHFYYLNIPRLLTLAAHAGFKIDLSKYNKIIALHELGWNLNYLMIAFENLFKKIEIKAITPEKLIELGHQGRGAIVAFDQQFRTKNIEMPRSLDAYVHAVRGNISTDPQIYTSFSGVKATLIIDPRWITTSTAFVQFRPSGGRGNFTGFGIVNHIDEVRISITPLVIGLPSNPFLEAFYGTS from the coding sequence ATGCCCATTAGTCAAAAAGTAAGACGAATTGTTTGGGTAAGAGATGGTGGTTGCTGTGTAATTTGTAGAGAAAGATTGCTCATTGAAGATGAGAGTGGGCTATCATCTCAGTTTATTGGTCAGGTAGCTCACATTGTTGCGGAACAGCCAGAGGGGCCAAGAGGGAATTCATCGTTAACTATTGAGCAACGAAATCATGAGTCAAATTTATTACTACTTTGCTGCAATCATCACTCAGAGATTGATTCTGCAGTAGAACGATTCTCTGTTGAAACCCTGTTAGCACTCCGGAGTGATCATTCTATTTGGCTAAAGGATAGATTCAAAGTCGAAAGTCCATGGAAAACTAAATTACATCATTTTTACTACCTAAATATTCCAAGATTACTTACCTTAGCAGCTCATGCTGGCTTCAAAATTGATCTATCTAAGTACAATAAAATCATTGCGCTACATGAGTTAGGATGGAACTTAAATTACCTGATGATAGCATTTGAAAATCTCTTTAAAAAAATAGAAATTAAAGCCATCACACCTGAAAAATTAATTGAGCTTGGACATCAAGGTAGAGGGGCAATTGTTGCCTTTGATCAGCAATTCCGTACAAAAAATATAGAAATGCCTAGGTCTCTAGATGCCTATGTACATGCGGTTCGTGGAAATATTTCGACAGACCCACAAATTTACACCTCATTCTCAGGAGTAAAAGCGACGCTTATCATTGATCCTCGTTGGATTACTACAAGCACAGCTTTTGTTCAGTTTCGCCCTTCAGGCGGACGAGGTAATTTCACTGGATTCGGTATTGTTAATCATATCGATGAGGTTCGTATAAGCATTACACCATTAGTGATTGGCTTACCTTCCAACCCATTTTTAGAAGCATTTTATGGCACCTCATAA